A part of Aquaspirillum sp. LM1 genomic DNA contains:
- a CDS encoding FimV/HubP family polar landmark protein — MAIRSKLTASALALALISTTLPAAAGGLGRMHVQSGLGQPFRAEVDITGIRTQDLSKLKVSLAPPSAFAEMQMDYPEVLNSLKVSVSRKADGKLVARVQGSQPISDPFLFLLLELNDDGARIFKEFTALLEPVEGPLPALPVSAEQAKPAANPAPAATPAPAAPAPATPATPAATSPAPVAPAASASKPAPASPPQDSKASNEPLPVAGQHKVKPGETLSGVAARLKPADASLEQMMVGLYRNNSGAFAGNMDKLRAGETLDVPTAASVRAIPPAQALDTVRAQVKDWRNYVLRSADAASASAAQPPSQGKTAPTDASAQVAPADSKQDVLKLSKVEGKPTEPQERAAQLEEELVTREKQLKEAGDRIGVLENQLEEMRSLLALRSQAGAQAQKQAEDNEAAAAGGESKKPASAAAPASASSLGSSDSMVLVGGLSAAAILAAGLAYAHRRQDALKAFFARLLARRPRKPKEDAPADEVLPASVAAVASDASEEDPLQVADRLIEYGKLAQAETVLMAALQKTPDRHELRLKLLKVYYATPLVDKFNAQAARLLDAVSKTSPLWLQALEMGRSLDPNHPLYAAPVVSTPVDAVDFGFDEPDLPPPAPAPVEVAAAKPAPAAPAPAPVEADPFGMDGDDFLLPDDAVMQGGGSFTPDASDIEQEEKPLLNYDFQLENKGKQAEEVKAPPPPPPPASQDFSMDELFDFGDVGTAPAAAAPAAAEAAPKPVAPATPAAIADPVADTLSQNDLDDLFAQPTPASAPAPEPAPVEEAEEELDIDALIAAEQAKQEAEAKAEKAARAAAAAEAAKRLHEDMALDFDGILEDTVPQVPALDLAALAAALEDAPSMDDLPPPDDTVLEAADMPLEMPDDGALAAELAEPIDENAADDNPLKDEMSEPAPPPAMPLSAPDLAFDFDAVFQDAIPAMTPSFDRGALAAALADAPSMDELPDEELPHDDGPIVTPEQVDTKLDLAKVYIDMGDQDGAREILAEVLSEGTDAQRDTAMSLLEKL, encoded by the coding sequence GTGGCGATTCGATCGAAACTTACCGCCAGTGCATTGGCGCTGGCGCTTATCAGCACGACGCTCCCGGCTGCTGCCGGCGGGCTGGGGCGCATGCATGTGCAATCCGGGCTGGGCCAGCCGTTCCGGGCAGAAGTGGACATTACCGGCATTCGTACCCAGGACCTGAGCAAGCTCAAGGTCAGCCTGGCACCGCCCAGCGCCTTTGCCGAAATGCAGATGGATTACCCTGAGGTGCTCAACAGCCTGAAAGTCAGCGTCAGCCGCAAAGCGGATGGCAAGCTGGTGGCCAGGGTGCAGGGCAGCCAGCCCATCAGCGATCCTTTTCTGTTTTTGCTGCTGGAGCTGAACGACGACGGCGCGCGCATCTTCAAGGAATTCACCGCGCTGCTTGAGCCGGTGGAAGGCCCCTTGCCAGCGTTGCCGGTGAGCGCCGAGCAGGCCAAGCCTGCCGCCAACCCGGCACCAGCGGCAACGCCCGCCCCCGCTGCCCCTGCGCCAGCCACCCCGGCCACCCCGGCAGCAACCTCTCCTGCACCAGTAGCCCCTGCGGCCAGCGCCAGCAAGCCCGCCCCTGCCAGCCCGCCGCAAGACAGCAAGGCCAGCAATGAACCATTGCCCGTAGCGGGGCAGCACAAAGTCAAGCCCGGCGAAACCCTGTCGGGCGTTGCCGCCCGGCTCAAGCCCGCCGACGCGTCGCTGGAACAAATGATGGTCGGCCTGTACCGCAATAATAGCGGGGCGTTTGCCGGCAATATGGACAAGCTGCGTGCCGGCGAAACCCTGGACGTGCCCACCGCCGCCAGCGTGCGCGCCATTCCGCCCGCCCAGGCGCTGGACACCGTGCGTGCCCAGGTCAAGGACTGGCGCAACTATGTGCTGCGCTCGGCTGACGCCGCCAGCGCCAGCGCGGCGCAGCCACCCAGTCAGGGCAAAACCGCGCCAACCGACGCCAGTGCGCAAGTGGCCCCCGCCGACAGCAAGCAGGATGTGCTGAAACTGTCCAAGGTAGAGGGCAAGCCCACAGAGCCGCAGGAACGCGCGGCCCAGCTGGAAGAAGAACTGGTCACCCGGGAAAAGCAGCTGAAAGAAGCCGGCGACCGCATTGGCGTGCTGGAAAACCAGCTGGAAGAAATGCGCAGCCTGCTGGCGCTGCGCTCGCAAGCGGGTGCTCAGGCGCAGAAACAGGCCGAAGACAACGAAGCCGCTGCTGCTGGCGGTGAATCGAAAAAACCGGCTTCTGCCGCCGCCCCGGCCAGTGCCAGCAGCCTTGGCAGCAGCGACAGCATGGTGCTGGTTGGCGGGCTGAGCGCAGCGGCGATTCTGGCCGCCGGGCTGGCCTACGCCCACCGCCGCCAGGATGCGCTGAAAGCCTTTTTTGCCCGCCTGTTGGCCCGTCGTCCACGCAAGCCCAAGGAAGACGCACCGGCAGATGAGGTCTTGCCGGCCAGTGTGGCAGCTGTGGCCAGCGACGCCAGCGAGGAAGACCCGCTGCAGGTGGCCGATCGGCTGATTGAATACGGCAAACTGGCCCAGGCCGAAACCGTGCTGATGGCCGCGCTGCAAAAAACCCCAGACCGCCATGAACTGCGCCTGAAACTGCTCAAGGTGTACTACGCCACCCCGCTGGTGGACAAGTTCAATGCCCAGGCCGCCCGCCTGCTGGATGCCGTCAGCAAGACCAGCCCGTTGTGGCTGCAGGCGCTGGAAATGGGTCGCAGCCTTGACCCGAATCATCCGCTATACGCCGCACCCGTGGTCAGCACACCGGTCGATGCCGTTGATTTTGGTTTTGATGAACCCGATCTGCCACCACCCGCCCCCGCCCCGGTCGAAGTGGCAGCTGCCAAGCCCGCGCCAGCCGCGCCGGCCCCGGCTCCGGTTGAGGCAGACCCGTTTGGCATGGACGGCGACGACTTCCTGCTGCCTGACGATGCCGTGATGCAGGGTGGCGGCAGCTTTACCCCGGATGCTTCCGACATTGAGCAGGAAGAAAAACCGCTGCTCAATTACGATTTCCAGCTGGAAAACAAGGGCAAGCAAGCCGAAGAAGTCAAGGCCCCGCCGCCGCCGCCACCGCCAGCCTCGCAAGACTTCTCGATGGATGAGCTGTTTGACTTTGGCGATGTGGGTACCGCGCCAGCCGCTGCTGCGCCAGCGGCAGCCGAAGCGGCACCGAAACCCGTGGCACCCGCCACCCCGGCAGCGATTGCCGACCCGGTGGCCGACACGCTCAGCCAGAACGATCTGGACGACCTGTTTGCCCAGCCCACCCCGGCCAGCGCCCCGGCCCCCGAGCCGGCACCCGTCGAGGAAGCGGAAGAAGAACTCGACATCGACGCGCTGATTGCCGCCGAGCAGGCCAAGCAGGAAGCCGAAGCCAAGGCCGAAAAAGCCGCCCGAGCGGCGGCGGCCGCAGAAGCGGCCAAGCGCTTGCATGAAGACATGGCGCTGGATTTTGATGGCATTCTGGAAGACACCGTGCCACAAGTCCCGGCGCTGGATCTGGCCGCGCTGGCGGCTGCGCTGGAAGATGCGCCGTCGATGGACGACCTGCCGCCACCGGACGACACCGTGCTGGAAGCCGCCGACATGCCGCTGGAAATGCCGGACGATGGCGCACTGGCTGCCGAACTGGCCGAGCCGATCGACGAGAACGCCGCCGACGACAATCCGCTCAAGGACGAAATGAGCGAACCGGCCCCGCCGCCGGCCATGCCACTGTCGGCACCAGACCTGGCGTTTGACTTTGATGCGGTGTTCCAGGACGCCATTCCGGCCATGACGCCATCGTTTGACCGGGGGGCGCTGGCCGCTGCACTGGCGGATGCGCCGTCGATGGACGAGCTGCCCGACGAAGAGCTGCCGCATGACGATGGCCCGATTGTCACCCCGGAACAGGTAGACACCAAGCTGGATCTGGCCAAGGTGTACATCGACATGGGCGACCAGGATGGCGCACGGGAAATTCTGGCTGAAGTGCTGTCGGAAGGCACTGACGCCCAGCGTGACACCGCCATGAGCCTGCTGGAAAAACTCTGA
- a CDS encoding Asd/ArgC dimerization domain-containing protein: MSATLDIAVVGATGTLGRALLEVLGDSRFPVGKLYPLASERAAAEGDTVTFRRHDLSVGDAEGFDFAKVQLVLLAVPAALADGLAADATEAGAAVLDLSAAQRHNPALVLADLNGNGPAAGQRVVCPDGLSLALATLLDGLAPAGVEMADITALLPVSAHGRAAMDELAGQTTALFNLSETTTQVFDRRMAFNLLPASLAEHQRQHADISRLLGSPAVGISLNLATAPLFFGATLALTLRGSAVSLDAVRTVWAANTLIRLEDDAAALSPADAASRPDLTVAGLQQQGSQLCAWVAFDPVRWAALHALRLSARTLAALHQPA; the protein is encoded by the coding sequence ATGAGCGCTACCCTTGACATCGCCGTGGTCGGTGCCACCGGCACCCTGGGCCGGGCCCTGCTGGAGGTGCTGGGCGACAGCCGTTTTCCGGTGGGAAAACTCTACCCGCTGGCCAGCGAACGGGCAGCAGCCGAAGGTGACACGGTGACCTTCCGTCGTCATGACCTGAGTGTGGGAGACGCCGAAGGCTTTGATTTTGCGAAGGTTCAGCTGGTCTTGCTGGCTGTGCCGGCGGCGCTGGCCGATGGCCTGGCAGCAGATGCCACCGAAGCCGGCGCAGCAGTGCTGGACTTGTCTGCCGCCCAGCGGCATAACCCGGCGCTGGTGCTGGCCGACCTGAACGGCAACGGCCCGGCGGCTGGGCAGCGAGTGGTCTGTCCGGACGGTTTGAGCCTGGCGCTGGCCACGCTGCTGGACGGCCTGGCTCCAGCCGGCGTGGAAATGGCCGATATCACCGCACTGCTGCCGGTCTCGGCGCATGGCCGGGCGGCCATGGACGAACTGGCCGGGCAAACCACCGCCTTGTTCAACCTGAGCGAAACCACCACGCAGGTATTCGACCGGCGCATGGCGTTCAACCTGCTGCCGGCCTCGCTGGCCGAGCATCAGCGCCAGCATGCCGACATCAGCCGCCTGCTGGGCAGCCCGGCAGTGGGCATCAGCCTGAACCTGGCCACTGCCCCGCTGTTTTTTGGTGCCACCCTGGCGCTGACCTTGCGCGGCAGCGCCGTCAGCCTGGATGCGGTGCGCACGGTGTGGGCGGCCAATACGCTGATCCGGCTGGAAGACGACGCCGCGGCACTCAGCCCGGCTGACGCCGCCAGCCGGCCCGATCTCACCGTGGCCGGCTTGCAGCAGCAGGGCAGCCAACTGTGCGCCTGGGTGGCGTTTGACCCGGTGCGCTGGGCGGCGCTGCATGCGCTGCGCCTGTCGGCGCGCACGCTGGCGGCGCTGCATCAGCCAGCCTGA